The Faecalibacter sp. LW9 genome has a segment encoding these proteins:
- a CDS encoding M3 family metallopeptidase: MNNPLLEKFDTPFESAPFSKIKIEHYQPALEQAIKEAKEEIDQIVNNPQEPTFENTIVAMELSGEKLGRISSIFFNLNSAETSDEMQKIAQEISPALSEFGNDIRLNQALFQRIKVIYDQRHTLNLTEEEAYLLEKKYKGFSRNGANLNEDEKLKLRDIDKELAQLTLQFGQNVLAETNLYELIITNEDDLKGLPDYAIEQAKADAEAKNKEGWIFTLQAPSYIPFMQYAENRALREELFRASGRKAYQNNEYNNEENIKKIAKLRYDRANLLGYTTHADYVLEERMAKTPSNVIEFLNDLLVKARPFAEKEIEELAAFAQKTDGIDTLQRWDHAYYAEKLKQVKFNLSEEELKPYFQLENVTQGAFEVATKLFGITFKKINTIDKYHEDVVTYEVLDKDGNFLSLLYADFFPRAGKRPGAWMTSFREASNVNGKSIRPHVSIVCNFTKPTKDKPSLLTFQEVTTLFHEFGHALHGMLPNTVFESLAGTNVYWDFVELPSQFYENFCYEPEALALFAKHYQTGEVIPQELVDKVRNASSYMDGYQTLRQISFGLLDMAYHANNPSEIHDVQEFEKMAFQPTELYPQVQDNLMSTSFSHIFQGGYSSGYYSYKWAEVLDADAFAYFQETGIFNEETAQKYYTLLSSGGTKDPMELYIAFRGKKPTPDALLKRAGLVA, encoded by the coding sequence ATGAATAATCCATTATTAGAAAAATTTGATACGCCATTTGAAAGCGCACCATTTTCTAAAATCAAAATAGAACATTATCAACCGGCTTTAGAACAAGCAATTAAAGAAGCCAAAGAAGAAATCGATCAAATCGTTAATAATCCACAAGAGCCTACTTTCGAAAATACCATCGTTGCCATGGAACTTTCAGGTGAAAAATTAGGACGTATCTCTTCGATATTTTTTAATTTAAACTCTGCTGAAACGTCTGATGAAATGCAAAAAATAGCACAAGAAATTTCTCCTGCATTATCTGAGTTTGGGAATGACATCCGATTAAATCAAGCGCTTTTTCAACGCATTAAAGTTATTTATGATCAACGTCATACGCTGAACCTTACAGAAGAAGAAGCTTATTTATTAGAGAAAAAATACAAAGGATTCTCTCGTAATGGTGCCAATCTTAACGAAGACGAAAAGCTGAAATTAAGAGATATTGATAAAGAATTAGCGCAATTAACTTTACAATTCGGGCAAAATGTTTTAGCTGAAACAAATTTATATGAATTAATCATTACCAATGAAGATGATTTAAAAGGTTTACCTGATTATGCTATAGAACAAGCAAAAGCTGATGCCGAAGCTAAAAATAAAGAAGGATGGATTTTCACATTGCAAGCTCCAAGCTATATTCCTTTTATGCAGTATGCTGAAAATAGAGCATTGCGTGAAGAATTGTTCCGTGCGAGTGGACGTAAAGCCTATCAAAATAACGAATATAACAACGAAGAAAACATCAAAAAAATTGCAAAACTTCGTTACGATCGTGCAAATTTATTAGGCTATACTACACATGCTGATTATGTTCTAGAAGAACGAATGGCAAAAACACCATCGAATGTCATTGAATTTTTAAATGATTTATTGGTTAAAGCACGTCCTTTTGCTGAAAAAGAGATTGAAGAACTTGCTGCATTTGCGCAAAAAACAGATGGTATTGATACATTACAACGTTGGGATCATGCCTATTATGCTGAAAAATTGAAACAAGTTAAATTTAATCTGTCTGAAGAAGAGTTAAAACCTTATTTCCAATTGGAAAATGTAACCCAAGGAGCTTTTGAAGTCGCCACAAAGTTATTTGGAATTACATTCAAGAAAATAAATACCATCGACAAATACCATGAAGATGTGGTGACTTATGAAGTTTTGGACAAAGATGGAAACTTTTTAAGTTTATTATATGCAGATTTCTTTCCACGCGCTGGAAAACGTCCTGGTGCTTGGATGACAAGTTTTAGAGAAGCTTCAAATGTTAATGGGAAATCTATCCGCCCACATGTTTCTATTGTATGTAATTTTACAAAACCAACAAAAGATAAACCTTCATTGTTAACGTTCCAAGAAGTGACAACACTATTCCACGAATTTGGTCATGCGTTACATGGAATGTTACCTAATACCGTTTTTGAAAGTTTAGCTGGAACAAATGTCTACTGGGATTTTGTAGAATTACCATCACAATTCTATGAGAATTTTTGCTATGAACCAGAAGCTCTAGCACTATTTGCAAAACACTATCAAACAGGAGAAGTAATTCCTCAAGAATTAGTGGATAAAGTTAGAAATGCTTCAAGTTATATGGATGGATATCAAACTTTACGTCAAATTAGTTTTGGACTATTAGACATGGCATATCATGCCAATAATCCAAGCGAAATTCATGATGTACAAGAATTTGAAAAGATGGCTTTTCAACCTACAGAATTATATCCTCAGGTTCAAGATAATTTAATGAGTACTTCATTTTCTCATATTTTCCAAGGAGGATATTCTTCAGGATATTATTCTTACAAATGGGCAGAAGTATTGGATGCAGATGCATTTGCTTATTTTCAAGAAACAGGAATTTTCAATGAGGAAACAGCTCAGAAATATTACACTCTATTATCATCTGGAGGAACAAAAGACCCAATGGAATTATATATTGCATTCCGAGGGAAAAAACCAACGCCTGATGCACTTTTAAAACGTGCAGGATTAGTTGCATAA